In Marisediminicola antarctica, one DNA window encodes the following:
- a CDS encoding dihydrofolate reductase family protein, with protein MTRVVYYTASSLNGLLADENNSLDWLFSVEQDADHNEADFSGFLAGIGVLVEGSTTYQWVLEHEGLLEYPERWQQFYGNRATFVFTSRTLPAVEAADIRFVSGGVAEVYPELIRAARDGDIWIIGGGDIAGQFADAGLLDEIQVTFAPAFLTGGAPLLPRRIDPDRLRLRSVEQRGQFAHLILDVVKAEVPRP; from the coding sequence ATGACACGGGTCGTCTACTACACCGCCTCGAGCCTCAACGGCCTCCTGGCTGACGAGAACAACTCCCTCGACTGGTTGTTTTCTGTCGAGCAGGATGCAGATCACAATGAGGCTGACTTCTCAGGGTTCTTGGCCGGCATTGGCGTGCTCGTCGAGGGGTCAACGACCTACCAATGGGTACTGGAACACGAAGGCCTGCTCGAATACCCGGAGCGCTGGCAGCAGTTCTACGGCAACCGTGCCACCTTTGTCTTCACGTCGAGGACGCTCCCCGCCGTCGAGGCCGCCGACATCAGGTTCGTCTCTGGCGGTGTCGCAGAGGTCTACCCTGAGCTGATCCGTGCGGCCCGCGATGGCGACATCTGGATTATCGGCGGGGGCGACATCGCCGGGCAGTTCGCTGATGCGGGGCTGCTCGACGAGATCCAGGTCACCTTCGCGCCGGCGTTCCTCACGGGCGGCGCTCCGCTGCTGCCTCGTCGAATTGATCCTGATCGACTGCGCCTGCGCAGCGTCGAACAGCGTGGCCAGTTCGCCCACCTGATTCTCGACGTGGTGAAGGCCGAGGTGCCGCGCCCCTAG
- a CDS encoding HNH endonuclease signature motif containing protein — translation MSKATDPLAASASAFASVWAGALTGFGARVGEHPDARPPDARGAGSGAAAAAVSVGATAGASFGAISVAPSQLDVETMSDAGLVRAIQSGYDLKRHVDALLVRAAGELSVRSRPSLGQGGLAKSSGHTSPASLITELGRVTLAEAGRTVRLGEATTAPVSLLGERLPAPFPLVADAVNSAVVQVDAAQSIITSLTQAAPRALPVHLVAAEEELVTFAASHPADTVRKLSISWRDALDTDGIAPREEALIAARSLRWSKQGNGLERCTIDLDPLGAGYVRTMIDAMVGDALRAVRFDTDPTGPAGTAGGHDHGHGMGDEGLDRDACGDHHVELPDPRTIPRIAADALIDVARHMMGCTTAPGLLPHTTLIIRMTLEQLHSGLGAAHLDGVEDPITAGAARRLAADAELIPAVLGGNSQILDLGTGRRLFTRAQRIAFAERDGGCAITGCGRPPSYTEAHHIHWWSHGGTTNLNNGILLCTGHHHIIHKGWTVQVTDNTPWFTPPTHIDPTRTPKRGGKLPTPALQ, via the coding sequence ATGTCCAAAGCAACCGATCCCCTCGCCGCAAGCGCTAGTGCGTTCGCGTCGGTGTGGGCTGGTGCGCTCACCGGGTTCGGCGCCCGGGTCGGCGAACACCCGGATGCCCGGCCGCCCGATGCGCGTGGAGCAGGATCCGGCGCAGCGGCTGCAGCCGTCTCGGTCGGTGCAACCGCCGGAGCATCGTTCGGCGCGATCTCGGTCGCTCCGTCCCAGCTCGATGTGGAGACCATGTCCGATGCGGGGCTGGTGCGGGCGATCCAGTCCGGCTACGACCTCAAACGACACGTCGATGCCCTCCTGGTGCGTGCGGCGGGGGAGCTGAGTGTGCGCTCGCGCCCCTCGCTCGGTCAGGGCGGCCTGGCGAAATCTTCCGGGCATACCTCCCCTGCCTCCCTGATCACCGAACTGGGTCGGGTGACTCTGGCCGAGGCCGGCAGAACAGTCCGGCTGGGCGAGGCGACCACCGCACCGGTGTCCCTGCTCGGCGAACGCCTCCCCGCCCCGTTCCCCCTGGTCGCGGATGCGGTGAACAGCGCGGTGGTGCAGGTGGATGCGGCCCAGTCGATCATCACCTCCCTCACCCAGGCCGCCCCCCGCGCCCTGCCGGTACACCTGGTCGCGGCCGAGGAGGAACTGGTCACCTTCGCCGCGTCTCATCCGGCGGACACGGTGCGGAAGCTGTCGATCTCCTGGCGCGACGCGCTCGATACCGATGGGATCGCACCGCGGGAGGAGGCACTGATCGCGGCCCGGTCGCTGCGCTGGAGCAAACAGGGCAACGGTTTGGAGCGCTGCACGATCGACCTCGACCCCCTCGGCGCCGGATATGTGCGCACCATGATCGACGCGATGGTCGGCGACGCCCTCCGCGCCGTCCGCTTCGACACCGACCCGACCGGACCTGCGGGGACCGCCGGCGGCCACGACCACGGCCACGGCATGGGCGATGAGGGTCTCGACCGGGACGCGTGCGGTGACCACCATGTCGAGCTCCCCGACCCGCGGACGATCCCTCGGATCGCCGCCGACGCTCTGATCGATGTGGCCCGGCACATGATGGGCTGCACCACCGCACCAGGACTCCTCCCACACACCACCCTGATCATCCGGATGACGCTGGAACAACTCCACTCCGGCCTCGGCGCAGCACACCTCGACGGGGTCGAGGACCCCATCACGGCTGGTGCCGCCCGCAGGCTTGCCGCGGACGCGGAACTGATCCCCGCAGTCCTCGGCGGGAACAGCCAAATCCTCGACCTCGGCACCGGGAGACGACTATTCACCCGCGCCCAACGGATCGCATTCGCCGAACGCGACGGCGGCTGCGCCATCACCGGCTGCGGCCGACCACCCTCCTACACCGAAGCCCACCACATCCACTGGTGGTCCCACGGAGGCACAACAAACCTCAACAACGGCATCCTGTTATGCACCGGACACCACCACATCATCCACAAAGGATGGACCGTGCAGGTCACCGACAACACCCCCTGGTTCACCCCACCCACACACATCGACCCCACCCGCACACCCAAACGCGGCGGAAAACTCCCCACACCAGCACTGCAATGA
- the aceB gene encoding malate synthase A translates to MNNRMEITADGGDRYDEILSPEALHFLARLHDQFAGRRHERLAARMHQRKAIDNGRDLKFLPETSAIREDASWRVAGAGPGLEDRRVEITGPTDRKMTINALNSGAKVWLADQEDATSPTWANVIGGQLSLFDAIRGQIDYISDDGKEYKVGESTPTIVMRPRGWHLVEKHLRFTDRAGMRAPASGSLVDFGLYFFHNAKELIAGGTGPYFYLPKLENHLEARLWDDVFTFSENALGIPQGTIRATVLIETIPAAFEMEEILFELKDHCAGLNAGRWDYIFSIIKNFRGRGASFVLPDRSRITMTVPFMRAYTELLVSTCHKRGAYAIGGMSAFIPNRRDPEVTARALEQVRDDKRREAADGFDGTWVAHPGLIDAARSEFDAVLGDRPNQLDRLREDVSVSAGDLLNLRIQGEVTDVGVRANVSIAVRYLESWLRGVGAAAIDNLMEDAATAEISRSQLWQWIHQRVVTAEGNRITVKSVDAILAEVVAGLDRSPGDRFDAAIEVFREVTLEEDFPTFLTLGAYARYLIEERPVLAVA, encoded by the coding sequence ATGAACAACCGAATGGAGATCACCGCCGACGGCGGCGATCGGTACGACGAGATCCTCAGCCCCGAGGCCCTCCACTTCCTCGCCCGCCTGCACGACCAGTTCGCCGGGCGCCGCCACGAGCGCCTCGCCGCGCGGATGCACCAGCGCAAGGCGATCGACAACGGACGCGATCTCAAATTCCTGCCAGAGACATCCGCCATCCGCGAGGATGCCTCCTGGCGCGTCGCCGGGGCCGGCCCCGGTTTGGAGGACCGCCGGGTCGAGATCACCGGCCCGACGGACCGCAAGATGACCATCAACGCGCTCAACTCCGGTGCGAAGGTGTGGCTCGCCGACCAGGAGGACGCCACCAGCCCGACCTGGGCGAACGTCATCGGCGGCCAGCTCAGCCTCTTCGACGCGATCCGCGGCCAGATCGATTACATTTCCGACGACGGCAAGGAGTACAAGGTCGGCGAGAGCACCCCCACGATCGTGATGCGCCCGCGCGGCTGGCACCTCGTCGAGAAGCACCTGCGATTCACCGACCGGGCGGGGATGCGCGCTCCGGCATCCGGATCCCTCGTCGACTTCGGACTCTACTTCTTCCACAACGCGAAGGAGCTCATCGCTGGGGGCACCGGACCGTACTTCTACCTGCCAAAGCTCGAGAACCACCTCGAGGCCAGGCTCTGGGACGACGTGTTCACGTTCTCCGAGAACGCGCTCGGCATCCCGCAGGGCACGATCCGCGCAACAGTGCTGATCGAGACGATCCCCGCGGCCTTCGAGATGGAGGAGATCCTGTTCGAGCTCAAGGACCACTGCGCGGGCCTCAACGCAGGCCGATGGGACTACATCTTCAGCATCATCAAGAATTTCCGCGGCCGCGGCGCCTCCTTCGTGCTGCCGGACCGCTCGCGGATCACGATGACGGTGCCTTTCATGCGCGCCTATACCGAGCTGCTCGTGTCGACCTGTCACAAACGGGGCGCATATGCCATTGGCGGCATGAGTGCGTTCATTCCGAATCGACGTGACCCCGAGGTCACCGCACGTGCACTCGAGCAGGTGCGTGACGACAAGCGCCGCGAGGCCGCCGACGGCTTCGATGGCACCTGGGTCGCGCATCCGGGACTCATCGACGCCGCGCGGTCCGAGTTCGACGCGGTGCTCGGCGATCGCCCGAACCAGCTCGACCGGCTGCGTGAGGACGTGTCGGTGAGCGCCGGCGACCTGCTCAACCTGCGGATCCAGGGTGAGGTGACGGATGTCGGCGTGCGCGCCAACGTCTCGATTGCTGTGCGCTACCTCGAGAGCTGGCTGCGCGGAGTGGGCGCCGCGGCGATCGACAACCTCATGGAGGACGCCGCGACGGCCGAGATCAGCCGGTCCCAGCTCTGGCAGTGGATCCACCAGCGGGTCGTCACCGCCGAGGGCAATCGGATTACCGTGAAGTCGGTGGATGCGATCCTCGCCGAGGTCGTCGCGGGGCTCGATCGGTCGCCGGGCGACCGGTTCGACGCGGCGATCGAGGTGTTCCGCGAGGTGACCCTCGAGGAGGACTTCCCGACCTTCCTGACCCTCGGCGCCTACGCCCGGTACCTCATCGAGGAGCGGCCGGTGCTCGCGGTCGCCTGA
- the aceA gene encoding isocitrate lyase — protein MTSIRPGDQTQTAAELETQWKTDARWNGVVRDYSAEDVIALRGSVREEQTLAKRGAEKLWQLIHDEPWVPALGALTGNQAVQQVRAGLKAIYLSGWQVAADANLSGQTYPDQSLYPANSVPSVVRRINNALLRADQIEHAEGVSAGGEATDWLAPIVADAEAGFGGPLNAYELMASMIAAGAAGVHWEDQLASEKKCGHMGGKVLVPTGQHIRTLNAARLAADVAGTSTLVIARTDSLAANLVTSDVDERDRPFLTGGRTADGFYETRPGIETVLARGHAYAPYADLLWVESAEPDLELARTFAESIHKEFPGKKLAYNCSPSFNWKRHLDDAQVASFQRELSEMGYAFQFITLAGFHSLNHSMYTLARGYAERHMSAYVELQEAEFASEADGYTATKHQREVGTGYFDRIATALNPDSSTLALVGSTESAQFH, from the coding sequence ATGACCAGCATCCGCCCCGGCGACCAGACGCAGACCGCAGCCGAGCTCGAAACCCAGTGGAAGACCGACGCGCGGTGGAACGGAGTCGTTCGCGACTACAGCGCCGAGGACGTCATCGCCCTGCGCGGTTCGGTGCGGGAAGAGCAGACCCTCGCCAAGCGCGGGGCCGAGAAGCTCTGGCAGCTCATCCACGACGAGCCGTGGGTTCCGGCGCTCGGCGCCCTCACCGGCAACCAGGCCGTGCAGCAGGTGCGCGCCGGCCTCAAGGCGATCTATCTGAGTGGATGGCAGGTGGCCGCCGACGCGAACCTGTCCGGACAGACCTACCCCGACCAGAGCCTCTACCCCGCGAACTCGGTGCCGAGCGTTGTGCGCCGCATCAACAACGCGCTGCTGCGGGCGGACCAGATCGAGCACGCCGAGGGGGTTTCGGCGGGCGGCGAGGCGACCGACTGGCTTGCCCCGATCGTCGCGGATGCCGAGGCCGGCTTCGGCGGACCGCTCAACGCCTACGAGCTCATGGCCTCGATGATTGCGGCGGGCGCGGCTGGCGTGCACTGGGAGGACCAGCTCGCGAGCGAGAAGAAGTGCGGACACATGGGCGGCAAGGTGCTCGTGCCGACCGGCCAGCACATCCGCACCCTCAACGCCGCCCGCCTCGCGGCCGACGTGGCCGGCACCTCGACCCTCGTCATCGCCCGCACCGACTCGCTCGCCGCGAACCTCGTGACCAGCGATGTCGACGAGCGCGACCGCCCGTTCCTCACCGGCGGCCGCACCGCCGACGGATTCTACGAGACGCGTCCCGGAATCGAGACCGTGCTTGCCCGCGGCCACGCCTACGCCCCTTACGCCGACCTGCTCTGGGTCGAGAGCGCCGAGCCGGACCTCGAGCTCGCCCGGACCTTCGCCGAGAGCATCCACAAGGAGTTCCCCGGTAAGAAGCTCGCCTACAACTGCTCGCCGTCGTTCAACTGGAAGCGCCACCTCGACGACGCCCAGGTCGCCTCTTTCCAGAGGGAGCTGTCGGAGATGGGCTACGCGTTCCAGTTCATCACCCTCGCCGGCTTCCACTCGCTCAACCACTCGATGTACACGCTCGCGCGTGGCTACGCCGAACGCCACATGAGCGCCTATGTGGAGCTGCAGGAGGCCGAGTTCGCGTCAGAGGCCGACGGATACACCGCCACGAAGCACCAGCGCGAGGTCGGCACGGGCTACTTCGATCGGATCGCCACGGCTCTCAACCCCGACAGCTCCACCCTCGCTCTCGTGGGCTCCACCGAGTCCGCCCAGTTCCACTAA
- a CDS encoding helix-turn-helix transcriptional regulator produces MTTTPLDPPEAEGMLDSLTIGRRIRQLRTERGFTLDSLGAALGRAPSQISVIENGKRELKLGEVQRLARILGVSLDELMSQEPPSKRAALEIALERAQRGPLYASLPLPVLPLRKSLSDEAIETILALHDELQRLHRERAATPEEARRVNTELRRSMRHRNNYFPELEAAAKTLLDAVGHAGGPLSQRVASDLASHLGFALHYVGDLPTSTRSVTDLKNGRIYLPVGQASGSDARTTLLQALASHVLGVTEPRDYADFLRQRVETNYLAAALLVPEHSAVAFLTAAKEKRELSVEDLRDAFAVSYETAAHRFTNLATEHLGIPVHFLKVHESGTISKAYENDRVLFPTDALGAVEGQLVCRNWSARRVFDIADRFSPYHQYTDKPTGTYWCTSRIQSTARGEFSVSVGTPFAHVKWFRGRDTTNRSTSTCPDEGCCRRPPAGLASRWEQHSFPSARLNSSLLAAMPAGVFPGVDSTEVYEFLDAHAPRE; encoded by the coding sequence ATGACTACGACGCCGCTCGATCCGCCCGAAGCTGAAGGCATGCTCGATTCACTGACGATCGGCCGGCGCATCCGCCAGCTCCGCACCGAGCGCGGCTTCACCCTCGACAGCCTCGGTGCCGCGCTCGGCCGCGCGCCGTCGCAGATCTCGGTCATCGAGAACGGCAAGCGCGAACTCAAGCTTGGGGAGGTGCAGCGGCTCGCGCGCATCCTCGGCGTGAGCCTCGACGAGCTGATGAGCCAGGAACCCCCGTCGAAGCGCGCGGCCCTCGAGATCGCGCTCGAGCGCGCGCAGCGCGGACCCCTTTATGCGTCGCTCCCGCTGCCGGTGCTGCCCCTGCGCAAGTCGCTGAGCGATGAGGCGATCGAGACTATCCTCGCCCTGCATGACGAACTGCAGCGATTGCACCGCGAGCGTGCCGCGACACCGGAGGAGGCGAGGAGGGTCAACACCGAGTTGCGTCGGTCGATGCGGCACCGCAACAACTACTTCCCCGAGCTCGAGGCCGCCGCGAAGACGCTGCTCGACGCCGTCGGGCACGCGGGCGGGCCGCTCTCCCAGCGCGTCGCATCCGACCTCGCCTCGCACCTCGGCTTCGCATTGCACTATGTGGGCGACCTGCCCACGTCGACCCGCAGCGTCACCGACCTCAAGAACGGGCGCATCTACCTGCCGGTCGGACAGGCGAGCGGCAGCGACGCCCGCACGACCCTGCTCCAGGCGCTCGCGAGCCACGTGCTCGGGGTCACCGAGCCACGCGACTACGCCGACTTTCTGCGCCAACGGGTTGAGACGAACTACCTCGCTGCTGCGCTGCTCGTGCCCGAGCATTCGGCCGTCGCGTTTCTCACCGCCGCGAAGGAGAAGCGCGAGCTCTCGGTCGAGGACCTGCGCGACGCCTTCGCGGTGAGCTACGAGACGGCAGCGCACCGCTTCACGAACCTGGCGACCGAGCACCTCGGCATCCCGGTGCACTTCCTCAAGGTGCACGAGAGCGGCACAATCTCGAAGGCCTACGAGAACGACCGGGTGCTCTTCCCGACGGATGCTCTCGGCGCGGTCGAAGGGCAGCTGGTCTGCCGCAACTGGAGCGCTCGGCGAGTGTTCGATATCGCGGACCGATTCAGCCCGTACCACCAGTACACCGACAAGCCCACGGGAACGTACTGGTGCACCTCCCGCATCCAGTCAACAGCGAGGGGCGAGTTCTCGGTAAGCGTCGGCACGCCGTTCGCGCACGTGAAGTGGTTCCGCGGGCGCGACACCACCAACCGGTCGACGTCGACCTGTCCGGACGAGGGATGCTGCCGCCGCCCGCCCGCCGGCCTCGCGAGCCGCTGGGAGCAGCACTCCTTCCCGAGCGCGCGGCTCAACAGCTCGCTGCTCGCGGCGATGCCCGCCGGGGTGTTCCCCGGGGTCGACAGCACCGAGGTCTACGAGTTTCTCGACGCGCACGCGCCGCGGGAATAG
- a CDS encoding LLM class F420-dependent oxidoreductase, whose translation MEICIFTEPQQGATYTELLAFARAAEDAGFDGFFRSDHYLRMGDAWDGLPGPTDAWTTLAGLARETRSIRLGTLVSSATFRHPGILAIQVAQVDEMSGGRVELGLGTGWYAEEHEAYGIPFPDKRFGLLEEQLEIITGSWSTPIGQTYSFDGAHYTLTDSPALPKPVQSPVPVIVGGGGRKRTPAAAARFATEFNIGFVAEDVIAEKFAGVRAAATEIGRDPESLKYSVALPTIVARSDAEFRARAEAIHTDPDDFRLINFAGSPAAVVEKIERMRELGADRVYLQLIDVRDFDHVDLIAAEVLSQLR comes from the coding sequence ATGGAAATCTGCATCTTCACCGAACCTCAGCAGGGCGCGACCTACACGGAGCTGCTCGCCTTCGCCCGCGCCGCGGAGGATGCCGGCTTCGACGGCTTCTTCCGGTCCGACCACTACCTGCGCATGGGCGACGCCTGGGACGGCCTGCCCGGCCCGACGGATGCCTGGACGACGCTCGCCGGGCTCGCCCGCGAGACACGCAGCATCCGCCTCGGCACCCTCGTGTCGTCGGCGACGTTCCGCCACCCGGGCATCCTCGCGATCCAGGTCGCACAGGTCGACGAGATGTCGGGCGGCAGGGTCGAGCTCGGGCTCGGCACCGGCTGGTACGCCGAGGAGCACGAGGCCTACGGCATCCCGTTCCCCGACAAGAGGTTCGGGCTGCTCGAGGAGCAGCTCGAGATCATCACGGGGTCGTGGTCGACACCGATCGGCCAGACCTACAGCTTCGACGGGGCCCACTACACGCTCACCGACTCTCCCGCGCTGCCCAAGCCAGTGCAGTCGCCGGTGCCCGTGATCGTGGGCGGCGGCGGGCGCAAGCGCACCCCCGCGGCCGCGGCGCGCTTCGCAACGGAGTTCAACATCGGCTTCGTCGCCGAGGACGTGATCGCGGAGAAGTTTGCGGGGGTGCGCGCAGCCGCGACCGAGATCGGGCGCGACCCCGAGTCCCTCAAGTACTCGGTCGCGCTACCGACGATCGTCGCGCGCTCCGACGCCGAGTTCCGCGCCCGGGCGGAGGCCATCCACACCGACCCGGATGACTTTCGCCTCATCAATTTCGCCGGCAGCCCCGCGGCCGTCGTCGAGAAGATCGAGCGGATGCGGGAGCTCGGCGCCGACCGCGTCTACCTGCAGCTCATCGACGTACGCGACTTCGACCACGTCGATCTCATCGCCGCGGAGGTGCTGTCGCAGCTGCGCTGA